In Oscillatoria salina IIICB1, a single window of DNA contains:
- a CDS encoding cation diffusion facilitator family transporter, protein MDLGASKKTILVAIAANFAIAITKFIVASIGGSSAMLSEGIHSLVDTGNELLLLLGLRRSKKPADESHPFGYGQELYFWTLIVAIGIFAIGGGMSIYEGITHIQNPSPLENPNWNYLVLGFAAIVEGYSWMVALQEFRAQKGEKDFWQAVFDSKDPTVLTVLFEDSAALLGLFVAFWGVFLGHTFDNPYFDGVASIIIGIILATVAFVLGTESKGLLVGEGADPQTVNNIRVLTTSDPAVEAVQRLLTLHFGPKEILLNLDIQFCDNLSTEEVASAVERIEKLIRDRYPEIKNIFIEAKSLSMGRHSEKIAESVEK, encoded by the coding sequence ATGGACTTAGGAGCAAGTAAGAAAACAATCTTAGTAGCGATCGCCGCGAACTTCGCGATCGCCATTACTAAATTTATCGTTGCCAGTATCGGTGGCAGTTCGGCTATGCTATCAGAAGGAATACATTCTTTGGTAGATACGGGAAACGAGCTATTATTGCTATTAGGTTTGCGTCGCAGTAAAAAACCCGCCGATGAAAGCCATCCCTTCGGCTACGGACAAGAATTATACTTTTGGACATTAATTGTGGCGATCGGGATTTTTGCGATCGGTGGTGGAATGTCAATTTATGAAGGGATTACTCACATTCAAAATCCTAGTCCTTTAGAAAATCCCAATTGGAATTATCTGGTACTCGGTTTTGCCGCGATCGTCGAAGGTTATTCTTGGATGGTAGCCTTACAAGAATTTCGAGCGCAAAAAGGCGAAAAAGATTTTTGGCAAGCGGTATTTGACAGTAAAGATCCGACAGTTTTAACAGTTTTATTTGAAGATTCTGCCGCCCTTTTAGGTTTATTTGTCGCTTTCTGGGGCGTGTTTTTGGGACATACTTTTGATAATCCTTATTTTGACGGAGTTGCTTCAATTATTATTGGCATAATTTTGGCAACAGTTGCTTTCGTTTTAGGTACAGAAAGTAAAGGATTATTAGTTGGTGAAGGCGCAGATCCTCAAACAGTAAATAACATTCGCGTCTTAACCACCAGCGATCCGGCGGTAGAAGCAGTACAAAGGCTGTTAACCCTACATTTTGGACCCAAAGAAATATTACTCAACTTAGATATTCAATTTTGCGATAATTTGTCAACCGAAGAAGTAGCTAGTGCAGTAGAAAGAATCGAAAAGCTAATCCGCGATCGCTATCCGGAAATTAAGAACATTTTCATCGAAGCTAAATCTTTAAGTATGGGTCGTCATAGTGAGAAAATAGCTGAATCAGTAGAAAAATAA
- the parS gene encoding type II RES/Xre toxin-antitoxin system antitoxin produces MSGKDILYEILGIEKIPYSGENQQQSALEMVEIVRQGLQTDAAERVAEYSGLSKVQIATLLGTSERTISRRKKSSKPLDVTESDRLYRLARIIARAIAVFEDSETAKNWLNRPNRALAEATPLELLDTDAGTQKVDELLDKIEYGVYS; encoded by the coding sequence ATGTCTGGCAAAGATATTCTTTATGAAATTTTGGGGATTGAAAAAATACCCTATTCCGGCGAAAATCAGCAACAATCAGCGTTAGAGATGGTGGAAATTGTCCGTCAGGGTTTACAGACGGATGCAGCAGAGCGAGTAGCGGAGTATTCTGGGCTTTCTAAAGTACAGATAGCCACTTTGCTAGGAACTTCAGAAAGGACTATTTCCCGTCGTAAGAAAAGTAGTAAACCTTTGGATGTTACCGAATCAGATCGACTTTATCGTCTTGCGAGAATTATTGCACGCGCGATCGCTGTTTTTGAGGATAGCGAAACGGCGAAGAATTGGCTCAACAGACCAAATCGGGCTTTAGCAGAAGCAACTCCGTTAGAGTTACTAGATACCGATGCAGGAACCCAAAAAGTAGACGAATTGCTCGATAAAATTGAGTATGGGGTGTACAGTTGA
- the larB gene encoding nickel pincer cofactor biosynthesis protein LarB, protein MTQPEAIKLLLEAVAAGGVSPEDAQEKLKYLAFEPVGDFAKVDHHRQLRTGFPEVIWGPGKTVEQIAGIIEVMRSRSPLVMATRIEAKVYEQLKDKVAGLEYYPVPRICALGSPAQPKQHQGTITILTAGTADIPVAEEAALTAEFCGFTVQRLWDVGVAGIQRLLNNRHVIAQADVLIVVAGMEGALPSVVAGMADCPTIAVPTSVGYGASFGGIAPLLTMLNSCAAGIGVVNIDNGFGAAILAGQILRTAQKLRSRSSD, encoded by the coding sequence ATGACTCAACCTGAAGCGATAAAATTGTTGTTAGAAGCTGTGGCTGCTGGTGGAGTTAGCCCAGAAGATGCGCAAGAAAAGTTGAAATATTTGGCTTTTGAACCTGTGGGTGATTTTGCTAAAGTTGACCATCATCGTCAATTGAGAACGGGTTTTCCGGAAGTAATTTGGGGTCCTGGCAAGACTGTGGAGCAAATTGCTGGGATAATCGAGGTGATGCGATCGCGATCGCCTCTGGTGATGGCGACTCGGATCGAAGCGAAGGTTTACGAACAACTGAAAGATAAGGTGGCTGGTTTAGAATATTATCCGGTTCCGCGCATTTGTGCTTTGGGTAGTCCAGCCCAACCAAAGCAACATCAAGGGACTATTACTATTTTAACTGCTGGGACTGCTGATATCCCGGTTGCTGAGGAAGCTGCTTTGACAGCAGAGTTTTGTGGTTTCACTGTACAACGTCTGTGGGATGTTGGTGTTGCTGGTATTCAGCGTTTACTCAACAACCGTCACGTCATCGCCCAAGCAGATGTTTTAATTGTAGTTGCTGGTATGGAAGGAGCTTTACCTAGCGTGGTTGCGGGAATGGCTGACTGTCCGACGATCGCCGTTCCTACCAGCGTAGGCTATGGCGCTAGTTTTGGTGGTATCGCACCCCTCTTGACAATGCTCAATTCTTGTGCTGCTGGAATCGGAGTAGTGAATATCGATAATGGTTTTGGTGCAGCGATTTTAGCAGGACAAATTCTGCGTACAGCCCAAAAGTTGCGATCGCGTTCCTCTGATTAA
- a CDS encoding pentapeptide repeat-containing protein, whose translation MKNNILLAATALVATISITTSAHAENPQHLQQLRETNQCQSCDLTNANLAGMNLREANLQGANLSGANLQAATLVDANLVNANLSQANLSKTDMLGANLSFANLQWANLNQAYLQGSDLSLTNLEGASLRNAELAGVSIAMSELNGANLSGANLRGTDLRRTQMSDAVLTNANLRGSNLLNANLSYADLSGAELGSAQLIDTNLANANLANANLSYANLSGAELAGANLIDTTLDGAVGVNELPSTTVQ comes from the coding sequence ATGAAAAACAATATTTTACTTGCTGCTACAGCTTTAGTAGCTACTATTAGTATTACTACATCAGCTCATGCCGAAAATCCTCAACACTTACAACAATTGAGGGAAACTAATCAGTGTCAAAGCTGCGATCTAACTAATGCTAATTTAGCAGGTATGAATTTAAGAGAAGCCAATTTACAAGGTGCTAATTTAAGCGGTGCTAATTTGCAAGCTGCCACTTTAGTAGATGCAAATTTAGTCAATGCTAATTTAAGCCAAGCTAATCTCAGTAAAACAGATATGCTCGGCGCAAATTTAAGTTTTGCTAACTTACAATGGGCTAATTTAAACCAAGCTTATCTCCAAGGATCGGATTTAAGTTTAACTAACTTAGAAGGAGCTTCTCTAAGAAATGCTGAATTAGCAGGAGTCAGCATCGCTATGAGCGAATTAAACGGTGCAAACTTGAGCGGTGCTAATTTGAGAGGAACCGATTTGCGTCGCACTCAAATGAGCGATGCTGTACTAACTAATGCTAATCTTAGAGGTAGTAACTTGTTAAATGCTAACTTAAGTTATGCTGATTTGAGTGGTGCAGAATTAGGGAGCGCCCAACTAATTGATACGAATTTAGCTAATGCTAACTTAGCTAATGCTAACTTAAGTTATGCTAATTTGAGCGGCGCAGAATTAGCCGGAGCTAATTTAATTGATACTACTCTCGATGGTGCGGTTGGTGTTAATGAATTGCCTAGCACAACTGTACAATAA
- a CDS encoding RES family NAD+ phosphorylase — protein MSRTIWRISQKKQAPRAFSGEGCRRRGGRWHSQGMKIVYASATLSLAALETFFPMEIIDARDLYVAIAIELPDDLQIERVDKTKLPANWRATFAPSILTKIGLEWYQARRSAVLIVPSAIIPVESNYLINPQHKDFARIRIYPPQPFLLV, from the coding sequence TTGAGTAGAACAATCTGGCGCATATCCCAGAAAAAACAAGCGCCTCGTGCTTTTAGTGGCGAAGGTTGTCGGCGACGTGGAGGTCGTTGGCATTCTCAAGGGATGAAAATAGTTTATGCCTCAGCTACGCTTTCCTTAGCAGCACTAGAAACGTTTTTTCCGATGGAAATCATCGATGCGAGAGATTTGTATGTGGCGATCGCGATCGAACTTCCTGACGATCTGCAAATTGAAAGAGTTGACAAAACTAAGTTACCCGCTAATTGGCGTGCCACGTTTGCACCTTCAATTTTAACCAAGATTGGCTTAGAGTGGTATCAAGCGCGGCGATCGGCTGTTTTGATCGTTCCTTCAGCGATTATCCCCGTTGAGAGTAACTACTTAATCAACCCCCAGCATAAGGATTTCGCGCGGATACGTATTTATCCGCCCCAGCCTTTCTTGTTAGTTTAG
- a CDS encoding class I SAM-dependent methyltransferase, which yields MKKITPQSDWLESWNYSYKYDLLEIYGDLSNLGYAYAYTNRFQHTLSFVQQVAPPGAKILDVAAAQGNFSLALAELGYIVTWNDLRSELIDYVKLKWEKGTINFAPGNVFTLDFPDSFDIILILEVIEHVAHPDDFLKKISTLVKPGGYIIMSTPNGEYIRNRLPKFSDCQDPSQFESIQFKPDSDGHIFLLHLDEVYSLAHQAGLTVQKIQLFNNPLTSGYMKMSSLLKILPRPVIQAVEKISSSSPLFLQSKLHTGTIVLLSCPEK from the coding sequence ATGAAAAAGATTACTCCCCAATCTGATTGGTTAGAAAGCTGGAATTATAGCTATAAATACGATTTACTAGAAATTTATGGTGATTTAAGTAATCTTGGATATGCTTATGCTTACACTAATCGATTCCAGCATACTTTGAGTTTTGTTCAACAAGTTGCTCCACCAGGAGCTAAAATTTTAGATGTAGCTGCTGCCCAAGGAAATTTTAGTTTAGCCTTAGCAGAATTAGGATATATAGTTACTTGGAACGACCTTCGCTCAGAATTAATCGACTATGTAAAACTTAAGTGGGAGAAGGGTACAATTAACTTTGCTCCAGGAAATGTTTTTACGCTAGATTTCCCAGATAGTTTTGATATTATTTTAATTCTTGAAGTTATTGAACACGTTGCTCATCCAGATGATTTCTTGAAAAAAATTAGCACTCTGGTAAAGCCTGGTGGCTATATTATCATGAGTACACCCAACGGAGAGTATATTAGAAATCGTTTACCTAAGTTTTCCGACTGTCAAGATCCTAGCCAATTTGAAAGCATACAGTTCAAACCTGACTCCGATGGACATATATTCTTATTACATTTAGATGAAGTTTATTCTTTAGCGCATCAAGCGGGATTAACTGTTCAAAAAATCCAATTATTTAATAATCCATTAACTTCTGGATATATGAAAATGTCAAGTTTATTAAAAATTCTACCTCGTCCTGTAATTCAGGCTGTAGAAAAAATTTCTTCTTCCTCACCGTTGTTTTTACAAAGTAAGCTACATACAGGTACAATAGTCCTATTATCTTGTCCAGAAAAATAA